One Ananas comosus cultivar F153 linkage group 1, ASM154086v1, whole genome shotgun sequence DNA window includes the following coding sequences:
- the LOC109719896 gene encoding uncharacterized protein LOC109719896 isoform X3, which produces MDKSWISKPRNDNAYIDGVRNFIKFAMEKSSINGKILCPCRKCYNNSSFVPEVVEEHLVWNGFLLGYNVWVFHGESFVTSSSEIECTSFALGSTSAQESSSRQDGLGGLLQDVFGIMGTNLNNEQVMNETIPNNLEEYNDEAYATGFLGEQNFNERSMQSSPSETIRYKNLVKDCDQELYPGCKTFSKISFILRLFHLKCLNGWSGKSFTMLLQLLKDSFPEGTSLPSSYYEAKKLIKDLGLGYEKIHICPNDCMLYWGETMDQEYCNVCGSSRWTMNKDDDDGSDDLRRKKKPAKILRYFPLIPRLKRIYMSSKVASLMRWHDEGRIKDGILRHPADGLAWKSFDDHYLDFSSDPRSVRLGLASDGFNPFRTMSTTYSTWPVILIPYNLPPWLCMKQSSLILSMVIPGEKGPGNDIDIYLQPLIAELKQLWDGVDTFDASTKQNFIMKGALMWTVNDFPAYANLSGWSTKGRVACPCCGVSTDSRWLKHSKKFCYMGHRRWLEPNHSFRYQQNQFDGTIELRSAPISPSGIDVLRQLEGTSYKYGKGSKSSKKRMREEVASSANQVVDEVGTTNQVRVFEDADEFIGDDHDFHEVGNDSDTLDASTQCVVKNLWKKKSIFFELPYWKYNLLRHNLDVMHIQKNVCDNFIGTFLNMHGRTKDNLNARKDLEDMGIRHDLHPKLQSNNKTYIPHAIYTMSTQDKVNFLTVLKNIKVPDGYASNISRCVNLKERTLSNLKSHDGHILLQDILPLALRASMSKQIITIISELSLFFKSICSKSLDPKALDQLDSSVALTLCHIEKIFPPSFFTIMVHLIIHLASEAKLGGPVHYRWMYPIERYLVRLKSYVRNRAKPEGSIAEGYIAEECLTFCSRYLEGVETIFNRPQRNYDDVDNAEAYMFLSGGRVLGNFESIVLDEISLAQAHRYVLLHCDKITSYPIDII; this is translated from the exons ATGGACAAAAGTTGGATAAGTAAGCCGAGAAATGATAATGCGTACATTGATGGtgttagaaattttattaaatttgctaTGGAAAAATCATCGATAAATGGCAAGATCTTATGCCCATGTCGAAAGTGTTACAACAATTCTTCTTTTGTACCAGAAGTTGTCGAAGAACATTTAGTGTGGAACGGTTTTTTATTAGGTTACAATGTTTGGGTATTTCATGGAGAGTCATTTGTGACATCTTCAAGTGAAATCGAATGCACTTCATTTGCTCTAGGGTCTACTAGTGCACAAGAAAGTAGTTCAAGACAAGATGGTCTAGGAGGATTGCTACAAGATGTCTTTGGAATTATGGGTACTAATTTGAATAATGAACAAGTAATGAATGAGACTATTCCTAATAATTTAGAAGAATATAATGACGAGGCGTATGCTACCGGATTTCTCGGCGAGCAAAATTTTAATGAGAGGTCAATGCAATCATCACCTAGTGAAACAATCCGATATAAAAACTTGGTGAAAGATTGTGATCAAGAATTATATCCAGGTTGTAAAACTTTTTCCAAGATATCATTCATTCTCCGCTTATTCCACCTCAAATGCTTAAACGGGTGGTCTGGAAAATCCTTTACAATGTTGCTTCAATTATTAAAGGATTCATTTCCTGAAGGAACCTCTTTGCCGTCATCTTATTATGAAGCTAAAAAGCTAATAAAAGATTTGGGTCTTGGATATGAGAAGATTCATATTTGCCCTAATGATTGTATGTTATATTGGGGTGAGACGATGGATCAAGAGTATTGCAATGTGTGTGGATCTTCACGGTGGACAATGAacaaagatgatgatgatggttcTGATGAtttgcgaagaaaaaaaaagccggCCAAAATATTACGCTATTTTCCTTTGATACCAAgattaaaaagaatttatatgtCATCTAAAGTTGCTTCGTTAATGAGATGGCATGATGAAGGTCGCATTAAAGATGGAATCTTGAGACACCCAGCAGATGGCCTCGCGTGGAAATCATTTGATGATCATTATCTTGATTTTTCTTCCGATCCTCGTAGTGTTAGACTTGGTCTTGCTAGTGATGGATTTAATCCTTTCCGAACAATGAGTACCACTTATAGCACTTGGCCGGTGATATTGATTCCTTATAATTTACCTCCGTGGTTATGCATGAAACAATCATCATTGATCCTATCAATGGTCATCCCCGGTGAAAAAGGTCCAGGTAATGATATTGATATTTATTTGCAACCTTTAATAGCGGAGTTAAAACAATTATGGGATGGTGTTGATACTTTTGATGCTTCTACTAAGCAAAACTTTATCATGAAAGGAGCTCTTATGTGGACTGTTAATGATTTTCCTGCTTATGCTAATTTATCCGGTTGGAGCACAAAGGGTCGTGTTGCTTGCCCTTGTTGTGGGGTTTCAACCGATTCACGTTGGTTGAAGCATAGTAAGAAGTTTTGTTATATGGGTCATCGTCGATGGTTAGAACCAAATCATTCTTTTCGATATCAACAAAATCAATTTGATGGTACTATAGAGTTGCGTTCCGCTCCAATATCACCATCTGGAATTGATGTCCTAAGGCAACTAGAGGGCACAAGTTATAAATACGGCAAAGGCTCAAAATCTTCTAAGAAAAGGATGAGAGAGGAAGTTGCTAGTTCTGCAAATCAAGTAGTGGATGAAGTTGGCACTACAAATCAAGTAAGAGTGTTTGAAGATGCCGATGAGTTCATTGGGGATGACCATGATTTTCATGAAGTTGGGAATGATAGTGATACATTAGATGCATCAACACAATGTGTAGTGAAAAATTTGTGGAAGAAAAAGAGCATCTTTTTTGAACTGCCATATTGGAAGTACAATCTTCTTCGACATAATTTAGATGTCATGCATATACAGAAGAATGTTTGTGATAACTTTATTGGAACCTTTTTGAATATGCATGGTAGGACAAAAGACAATTTGAATGCACGGAAGGACCTAGAGGATATGGGCATACGACATGATCTACATCCCAAGTTGCAATCGAATAATAAAACTTACATACCTCATGCAATCTACACTATGTCTACACAAGACAAAGTAAATTTTCTgacagttttaaaaaatattaaagttccGGATGGGTATGCATCGAATATTTCAAGATGTGTGAATCTAAAAGAACGGACACTTTCAAACCTCAAGAGTCATGATGGTCATATTTTACTGCAGGATATTCTTCCATTAGCTTTGAGAGCATCTATGTCAAAACAGATTATCACAATTATTTCGGAGctatcattatttttcaaatCAATATGTTCCAAATCTCTTGATCCAAAAGCTCTTGATCAGTTGGACTCAAGTGTTGCATTAACACTATGCCACATTGAGAAAATATTTCCCCCTAGTTTTTTCACTATCATGGTTCACCTCATTATTCATTTAGCATCGGAGGCCAAATTAGGTGGTCCTGTACACTACAGATGGATGTATCCCATTGAAAG GTACTTGGTACGCCTAAAATCTTATGTACGTAACAGAGCTAAACCAGAGGGCTCGATTGCTGAAGGATACATTGCAGAAGAATGTTTAACATTTTGTTCAAGATATTTGGAAGGTGTGGAAACAATATTCAATCGACCACAAAGAAACTATGATGATGTAGATAATGCGGAAGCTTATATGTTCTTATCCGGTGGGCGAGTATTAGGAAATTTCGAAAGCATTGTGCTTGATGAAATCTCATTAGCGCAAGCACATCGCTATGTGCTACTTCATTGTGACAAAATCACTTCATATC CTATTGACATAATATAG
- the LOC109719896 gene encoding uncharacterized protein LOC109719896 isoform X2 → MDKSWISKPRNDNAYIDGVRNFIKFAMEKSSINGKILCPCRKCYNNSSFVPEVVEEHLVWNGFLLGYNVWVFHGESFVTSSSEIECTSFALGSTSAQESSSRQDGLGGLLQDVFGIMGTNLNNEQVMNETIPNNLEEYNDEAYATGFLGEQNFNERSMQSSPSETIRYKNLVKDCDQELYPGCKTFSKISFILRLFHLKCLNGWSGKSFTMLLQLLKDSFPEGTSLPSSYYEAKKLIKDLGLGYEKIHICPNDCMLYWGETMDQEYCNVCGSSRWTMNKDDDDGSDDLRRKKKPAKILRYFPLIPRLKRIYMSSKVASLMRWHDEGRIKDGILRHPADGLAWKSFDDHYLDFSSDPRSVRLGLASDGFNPFRTMSTTYSTWPVILIPYNLPPWLCMKQSSLILSMVIPGEKGPGNDIDIYLQPLIAELKQLWDGVDTFDASTKQNFIMKGALMWTVNDFPAYANLSGWSTKGRVACPCCGVSTDSRWLKHSKKFCYMGHRRWLEPNHSFRYQQNQFDGTIELRSAPISPSGIDVLRQLEGTSYKYGKGSKSSKKRMREEVASSANQVVDEVGTTNQVRVFEDADEFIGDDHDFHEVGNDSDTLDASTQCVVKNLWKKKSIFFELPYWKYNLLRHNLDVMHIQKNVCDNFIGTFLNMHGRTKDNLNARKDLEDMGIRHDLHPKLQSNNKTYIPHAIYTMSTQDKVNFLTVLKNIKVPDGYASNISRCVNLKERTLSNLKSHDGHILLQDILPLALRASMSKQIITIISELSLFFKSICSKSLDPKALDQLDSSVALTLCHIEKIFPPSFFTIMVHLIIHLASEAKLGGPVHYRWMYPIERYLVRLKSYVRNRAKPEGSIAEGYIAEECLTFCSRYLEGVETIFNRPQRNYDDVDNAEAYMFLSGGRVLGNFESIVLDEISLAQAHRYVLLHCDKITSYQNFWWLNGELIVRFELIKVLNKSGW, encoded by the exons ATGGACAAAAGTTGGATAAGTAAGCCGAGAAATGATAATGCGTACATTGATGGtgttagaaattttattaaatttgctaTGGAAAAATCATCGATAAATGGCAAGATCTTATGCCCATGTCGAAAGTGTTACAACAATTCTTCTTTTGTACCAGAAGTTGTCGAAGAACATTTAGTGTGGAACGGTTTTTTATTAGGTTACAATGTTTGGGTATTTCATGGAGAGTCATTTGTGACATCTTCAAGTGAAATCGAATGCACTTCATTTGCTCTAGGGTCTACTAGTGCACAAGAAAGTAGTTCAAGACAAGATGGTCTAGGAGGATTGCTACAAGATGTCTTTGGAATTATGGGTACTAATTTGAATAATGAACAAGTAATGAATGAGACTATTCCTAATAATTTAGAAGAATATAATGACGAGGCGTATGCTACCGGATTTCTCGGCGAGCAAAATTTTAATGAGAGGTCAATGCAATCATCACCTAGTGAAACAATCCGATATAAAAACTTGGTGAAAGATTGTGATCAAGAATTATATCCAGGTTGTAAAACTTTTTCCAAGATATCATTCATTCTCCGCTTATTCCACCTCAAATGCTTAAACGGGTGGTCTGGAAAATCCTTTACAATGTTGCTTCAATTATTAAAGGATTCATTTCCTGAAGGAACCTCTTTGCCGTCATCTTATTATGAAGCTAAAAAGCTAATAAAAGATTTGGGTCTTGGATATGAGAAGATTCATATTTGCCCTAATGATTGTATGTTATATTGGGGTGAGACGATGGATCAAGAGTATTGCAATGTGTGTGGATCTTCACGGTGGACAATGAacaaagatgatgatgatggttcTGATGAtttgcgaagaaaaaaaaagccggCCAAAATATTACGCTATTTTCCTTTGATACCAAgattaaaaagaatttatatgtCATCTAAAGTTGCTTCGTTAATGAGATGGCATGATGAAGGTCGCATTAAAGATGGAATCTTGAGACACCCAGCAGATGGCCTCGCGTGGAAATCATTTGATGATCATTATCTTGATTTTTCTTCCGATCCTCGTAGTGTTAGACTTGGTCTTGCTAGTGATGGATTTAATCCTTTCCGAACAATGAGTACCACTTATAGCACTTGGCCGGTGATATTGATTCCTTATAATTTACCTCCGTGGTTATGCATGAAACAATCATCATTGATCCTATCAATGGTCATCCCCGGTGAAAAAGGTCCAGGTAATGATATTGATATTTATTTGCAACCTTTAATAGCGGAGTTAAAACAATTATGGGATGGTGTTGATACTTTTGATGCTTCTACTAAGCAAAACTTTATCATGAAAGGAGCTCTTATGTGGACTGTTAATGATTTTCCTGCTTATGCTAATTTATCCGGTTGGAGCACAAAGGGTCGTGTTGCTTGCCCTTGTTGTGGGGTTTCAACCGATTCACGTTGGTTGAAGCATAGTAAGAAGTTTTGTTATATGGGTCATCGTCGATGGTTAGAACCAAATCATTCTTTTCGATATCAACAAAATCAATTTGATGGTACTATAGAGTTGCGTTCCGCTCCAATATCACCATCTGGAATTGATGTCCTAAGGCAACTAGAGGGCACAAGTTATAAATACGGCAAAGGCTCAAAATCTTCTAAGAAAAGGATGAGAGAGGAAGTTGCTAGTTCTGCAAATCAAGTAGTGGATGAAGTTGGCACTACAAATCAAGTAAGAGTGTTTGAAGATGCCGATGAGTTCATTGGGGATGACCATGATTTTCATGAAGTTGGGAATGATAGTGATACATTAGATGCATCAACACAATGTGTAGTGAAAAATTTGTGGAAGAAAAAGAGCATCTTTTTTGAACTGCCATATTGGAAGTACAATCTTCTTCGACATAATTTAGATGTCATGCATATACAGAAGAATGTTTGTGATAACTTTATTGGAACCTTTTTGAATATGCATGGTAGGACAAAAGACAATTTGAATGCACGGAAGGACCTAGAGGATATGGGCATACGACATGATCTACATCCCAAGTTGCAATCGAATAATAAAACTTACATACCTCATGCAATCTACACTATGTCTACACAAGACAAAGTAAATTTTCTgacagttttaaaaaatattaaagttccGGATGGGTATGCATCGAATATTTCAAGATGTGTGAATCTAAAAGAACGGACACTTTCAAACCTCAAGAGTCATGATGGTCATATTTTACTGCAGGATATTCTTCCATTAGCTTTGAGAGCATCTATGTCAAAACAGATTATCACAATTATTTCGGAGctatcattatttttcaaatCAATATGTTCCAAATCTCTTGATCCAAAAGCTCTTGATCAGTTGGACTCAAGTGTTGCATTAACACTATGCCACATTGAGAAAATATTTCCCCCTAGTTTTTTCACTATCATGGTTCACCTCATTATTCATTTAGCATCGGAGGCCAAATTAGGTGGTCCTGTACACTACAGATGGATGTATCCCATTGAAAG GTACTTGGTACGCCTAAAATCTTATGTACGTAACAGAGCTAAACCAGAGGGCTCGATTGCTGAAGGATACATTGCAGAAGAATGTTTAACATTTTGTTCAAGATATTTGGAAGGTGTGGAAACAATATTCAATCGACCACAAAGAAACTATGATGATGTAGATAATGCGGAAGCTTATATGTTCTTATCCGGTGGGCGAGTATTAGGAAATTTCGAAAGCATTGTGCTTGATGAAATCTCATTAGCGCAAGCACATCGCTATGTGCTACTTCATTGTGACAAAATCACTTCATATC AGAATTTTTGGTGGCTCAACGGAGAGCTAATCGTGCGATTCGAGCTAATCAAAGTATTGAACAAAAGTGGCTGGTAG
- the LOC109719896 gene encoding uncharacterized protein LOC109719896 isoform X1, which translates to MDKSWISKPRNDNAYIDGVRNFIKFAMEKSSINGKILCPCRKCYNNSSFVPEVVEEHLVWNGFLLGYNVWVFHGESFVTSSSEIECTSFALGSTSAQESSSRQDGLGGLLQDVFGIMGTNLNNEQVMNETIPNNLEEYNDEAYATGFLGEQNFNERSMQSSPSETIRYKNLVKDCDQELYPGCKTFSKISFILRLFHLKCLNGWSGKSFTMLLQLLKDSFPEGTSLPSSYYEAKKLIKDLGLGYEKIHICPNDCMLYWGETMDQEYCNVCGSSRWTMNKDDDDGSDDLRRKKKPAKILRYFPLIPRLKRIYMSSKVASLMRWHDEGRIKDGILRHPADGLAWKSFDDHYLDFSSDPRSVRLGLASDGFNPFRTMSTTYSTWPVILIPYNLPPWLCMKQSSLILSMVIPGEKGPGNDIDIYLQPLIAELKQLWDGVDTFDASTKQNFIMKGALMWTVNDFPAYANLSGWSTKGRVACPCCGVSTDSRWLKHSKKFCYMGHRRWLEPNHSFRYQQNQFDGTIELRSAPISPSGIDVLRQLEGTSYKYGKGSKSSKKRMREEVASSANQVVDEVGTTNQVRVFEDADEFIGDDHDFHEVGNDSDTLDASTQCVVKNLWKKKSIFFELPYWKYNLLRHNLDVMHIQKNVCDNFIGTFLNMHGRTKDNLNARKDLEDMGIRHDLHPKLQSNNKTYIPHAIYTMSTQDKVNFLTVLKNIKVPDGYASNISRCVNLKERTLSNLKSHDGHILLQDILPLALRASMSKQIITIISELSLFFKSICSKSLDPKALDQLDSSVALTLCHIEKIFPPSFFTIMVHLIIHLASEAKLGGPVHYRWMYPIERYLVRLKSYVRNRAKPEGSIAEGYIAEECLTFCSRYLEGVETIFNRPQRNYDDVDNAEAYMFLSGGRVLGNFESIVLDEISLAQAHRYVLLHCDKITSYRREFLVAQRRANRAIRANQSIEQKWLVEKFPEWFLRQVPKLHENNCSEEIIAMARGPNNITKRFSGFIINGFRFHTKDREKFRKTQNSGVMVEADGQTYYGALTDIFELDYFGKFKVVLFRCDWVDVRSPRGLKQDTNGSTLVNFSKLIHTGQFLKDDPFIFSSQAKQVFYVQDPRNEDWNHVIMTKPRDLYDVGVEMPEEDDETYTQCLLSNVMGVDELNDCTSWVRIDVEETH; encoded by the exons ATGGACAAAAGTTGGATAAGTAAGCCGAGAAATGATAATGCGTACATTGATGGtgttagaaattttattaaatttgctaTGGAAAAATCATCGATAAATGGCAAGATCTTATGCCCATGTCGAAAGTGTTACAACAATTCTTCTTTTGTACCAGAAGTTGTCGAAGAACATTTAGTGTGGAACGGTTTTTTATTAGGTTACAATGTTTGGGTATTTCATGGAGAGTCATTTGTGACATCTTCAAGTGAAATCGAATGCACTTCATTTGCTCTAGGGTCTACTAGTGCACAAGAAAGTAGTTCAAGACAAGATGGTCTAGGAGGATTGCTACAAGATGTCTTTGGAATTATGGGTACTAATTTGAATAATGAACAAGTAATGAATGAGACTATTCCTAATAATTTAGAAGAATATAATGACGAGGCGTATGCTACCGGATTTCTCGGCGAGCAAAATTTTAATGAGAGGTCAATGCAATCATCACCTAGTGAAACAATCCGATATAAAAACTTGGTGAAAGATTGTGATCAAGAATTATATCCAGGTTGTAAAACTTTTTCCAAGATATCATTCATTCTCCGCTTATTCCACCTCAAATGCTTAAACGGGTGGTCTGGAAAATCCTTTACAATGTTGCTTCAATTATTAAAGGATTCATTTCCTGAAGGAACCTCTTTGCCGTCATCTTATTATGAAGCTAAAAAGCTAATAAAAGATTTGGGTCTTGGATATGAGAAGATTCATATTTGCCCTAATGATTGTATGTTATATTGGGGTGAGACGATGGATCAAGAGTATTGCAATGTGTGTGGATCTTCACGGTGGACAATGAacaaagatgatgatgatggttcTGATGAtttgcgaagaaaaaaaaagccggCCAAAATATTACGCTATTTTCCTTTGATACCAAgattaaaaagaatttatatgtCATCTAAAGTTGCTTCGTTAATGAGATGGCATGATGAAGGTCGCATTAAAGATGGAATCTTGAGACACCCAGCAGATGGCCTCGCGTGGAAATCATTTGATGATCATTATCTTGATTTTTCTTCCGATCCTCGTAGTGTTAGACTTGGTCTTGCTAGTGATGGATTTAATCCTTTCCGAACAATGAGTACCACTTATAGCACTTGGCCGGTGATATTGATTCCTTATAATTTACCTCCGTGGTTATGCATGAAACAATCATCATTGATCCTATCAATGGTCATCCCCGGTGAAAAAGGTCCAGGTAATGATATTGATATTTATTTGCAACCTTTAATAGCGGAGTTAAAACAATTATGGGATGGTGTTGATACTTTTGATGCTTCTACTAAGCAAAACTTTATCATGAAAGGAGCTCTTATGTGGACTGTTAATGATTTTCCTGCTTATGCTAATTTATCCGGTTGGAGCACAAAGGGTCGTGTTGCTTGCCCTTGTTGTGGGGTTTCAACCGATTCACGTTGGTTGAAGCATAGTAAGAAGTTTTGTTATATGGGTCATCGTCGATGGTTAGAACCAAATCATTCTTTTCGATATCAACAAAATCAATTTGATGGTACTATAGAGTTGCGTTCCGCTCCAATATCACCATCTGGAATTGATGTCCTAAGGCAACTAGAGGGCACAAGTTATAAATACGGCAAAGGCTCAAAATCTTCTAAGAAAAGGATGAGAGAGGAAGTTGCTAGTTCTGCAAATCAAGTAGTGGATGAAGTTGGCACTACAAATCAAGTAAGAGTGTTTGAAGATGCCGATGAGTTCATTGGGGATGACCATGATTTTCATGAAGTTGGGAATGATAGTGATACATTAGATGCATCAACACAATGTGTAGTGAAAAATTTGTGGAAGAAAAAGAGCATCTTTTTTGAACTGCCATATTGGAAGTACAATCTTCTTCGACATAATTTAGATGTCATGCATATACAGAAGAATGTTTGTGATAACTTTATTGGAACCTTTTTGAATATGCATGGTAGGACAAAAGACAATTTGAATGCACGGAAGGACCTAGAGGATATGGGCATACGACATGATCTACATCCCAAGTTGCAATCGAATAATAAAACTTACATACCTCATGCAATCTACACTATGTCTACACAAGACAAAGTAAATTTTCTgacagttttaaaaaatattaaagttccGGATGGGTATGCATCGAATATTTCAAGATGTGTGAATCTAAAAGAACGGACACTTTCAAACCTCAAGAGTCATGATGGTCATATTTTACTGCAGGATATTCTTCCATTAGCTTTGAGAGCATCTATGTCAAAACAGATTATCACAATTATTTCGGAGctatcattatttttcaaatCAATATGTTCCAAATCTCTTGATCCAAAAGCTCTTGATCAGTTGGACTCAAGTGTTGCATTAACACTATGCCACATTGAGAAAATATTTCCCCCTAGTTTTTTCACTATCATGGTTCACCTCATTATTCATTTAGCATCGGAGGCCAAATTAGGTGGTCCTGTACACTACAGATGGATGTATCCCATTGAAAG GTACTTGGTACGCCTAAAATCTTATGTACGTAACAGAGCTAAACCAGAGGGCTCGATTGCTGAAGGATACATTGCAGAAGAATGTTTAACATTTTGTTCAAGATATTTGGAAGGTGTGGAAACAATATTCAATCGACCACAAAGAAACTATGATGATGTAGATAATGCGGAAGCTTATATGTTCTTATCCGGTGGGCGAGTATTAGGAAATTTCGAAAGCATTGTGCTTGATGAAATCTCATTAGCGCAAGCACATCGCTATGTGCTACTTCATTGTGACAAAATCACTTCATATCGTAG AGAATTTTTGGTGGCTCAACGGAGAGCTAATCGTGCGATTCGAGCTAATCAAAGTATTGAACAAAAGTGGCTGGTAGAAAAATTTCCTGAATGGTTTTTAAGACAG GTACCAAAACTACATGAGAACAATTGTTCAGAAGAAATCATTGCAATGGCAAGAGGTCcaaataatattacaaaaagATTTAGTGGTTTTATCATAAATGGATTTCGGTTCCACACAAAGGATCGTGAAAAGTTTCGTAAGACTCAAAATAGTGGAGTTATGGTGGAAGCAGACGGGCAAACTTATTATGGCGCACTCACTGATATTTTTGAGCTAGATTATTTTGGGAAGTTTAAAGTTGTCTTATTTCGTTGTGATTGGGTGGATGTTAGGTCACCAAGGGGTTTAAAGCAAGACACGAATGGATCAACTCTTGTTAACTTTTCCAAGTTGATACACACTGGGCAATTTTTGAAAGATGATCCATTCATATTCTCATCTCAAGCAAAACAAGTATTTTATGTACAAGATCCCAGAAATGAAGATTGGAATCACGTTATCATGACAAAACCAAGAGACTTGTATGATGTAGGGGTGGAGATGCCAGAAGAGGATGACGAGACTTACACCCAATGCTTGCTTTCTAATGTTATGGGTGTTGATGAATTAAATGATTGCACAAGTTGGGTCAGAATAGATGTTGAAGAGACGCACTAG
- the LOC109717736 gene encoding uncharacterized protein LOC109717736, with protein MARSKRLRLCEITTEDGVQLNGNESSPVSQTQHIIQHDADASLNSDSDSVFENESQVQEQVDHEYNDTLEIEDDQGHTTNKRGMTRAKDVWNLANGQRIVIKCNKFGQPVKKGGGILGGWLGTLSRKGNFCSLSYNSWKKVPNTVKTELIQLTRTKFKLPMDNNVNAWILKSVSRKWKDYKCELKAKYMIEDYTEQQIVNVVPKEIVPQQWVDLVHYWFSEKSQLYSRIGRTSRAKHTTPHTTGSMSFARKRQEFEEKNQREPGRIEFFAVTHKSKDGSYINTAASNFVSDAMVEVNASITSGSSASATELENDAFIRMKGKDRYGRVRGYGIGVVPTQVFGPQAYIGNVRYDDNIEEVQRLKSKIQLMQDTYESRLVEMQKEYESKLDMIHLNHESRMGGMQSQLNEVTSILLNFVRPSDILGAEPRGRTST; from the exons ATGGCTAGATCAAAGAGGTTGAGACTGTGTGAGATCACAACAGAGGATGGAGTTCAATTGAATGGCAATGAATCATCACCTGTCTCACAAACACAGCATATCATACAACATGATGCAGATGCAAGTTTAAATAGTGATTCTGATTCTGTTTTTGAAAATGAATCTCAAGTCCAAGAACAAGTGGATCATGAATATAATGACACATTAGAGATAGAAG ATGACCAAGGACACACAACGAATAAACGAGGAATGACACGTGCTAAGGATGTATGGAACTTGGCTAATGGACAAAGAATTGTAATTAAATGTAACAAATTTGGGCAACCAGTGAAGAAAGGGGGTGGCATCCTTGGAGGTTGGCTTGGGACTCTTTCACGAAAAGGAAATTTCTGCTCTCTTAGCTACAATAGTTGGAAGAAAGTGCCTAACACAGTGAAAACAGAACTTATTCAACTAACTCGG ACTAAATTTAAACTGCCAATGGACAATAATGTCAATGCATGGATATTAAAATCAGTTAGTCGAAAATGGAAGGATTATAAATGTGAACTGAAAGCAAAATATATGATAGAGGACTACACAGAGCAACAAATAGTGAATGTTGTTCCCAAAGAAATTGTGCCTCAACAGTGGGTAGACCTTGTGCATTACTGGTTTTCGGAAAAAAGTCAG ttGTATTCTCGGATAGGGCGGACATCACGTGCAAAACATACCACTCCTCACACAACAGGCTCTATGTCTTTTGCTAGGAAAAGACAAGAATTT GAAGAGAAAAATCAAAGAGAACCTGGACGTATTGAATTTTTTGCAGTTACTCACAAATCAAAAGATGGGAGTTATATTAATACTGCAGCAAGTAACTTCGTA AGTGATGCCATGGTAGAAGTGAATGCTAGTATCACTTCAGGATCTTCAGCTTCAGCTACTGAGTTGGAGAATGATGCTTTCATTCGCATGAAGGGAAAAGATCGATATGGTCGAGTAAGAGGGTATGGGATTGGTGTAGTGCCAACACAAGTATTTGGGCCACAAGCATATATTGGAAATGTTCGATATGATGATAATATAGAAGAAGTACAAAGATTGAAATCAAAGATACAACTGATGCAAGATACATATGAGTCAAGATTGGTTGAAATGCAAAAAGAATATGAATCGAAATTAGACATGATACATCTAAATCATGAATCACGCATGGGTGGGATGCAATCTCAGTTGAATGAAGTCACCTCTATTTTGTTAAACTTTGTCAGACCATCTGATATTTTAGGTGCCGAGCCGAGGGGTCGTACGTCTACTTAG